Below is a genomic region from Deltaproteobacteria bacterium.
ATAGACAGATTGCGGGTCGGTTCGATCAAACTCATGATAGGGCCGTTTCCCGGTACCAGAAAACACATAATCCGTTGAAACATGTAGCAGTGGTACGCCATGGGCAGCCGAAACAAGTGCAAGATTCCGAGGCCCTAAGGCATTCCCACGATATGCTGCCTCTGGGTCAGCCTCTGCACCATCGACATTGTTATAGGCAGCAGTATTGATGATGAGGTGAGGCTCAATAGTCTCGATTACCGTCCGCACGGCAGGAAGTTTCGTAATGTCCAAGTGCGCATGAAGAAGTGCATGCACCTCGTGGCTCGCCAGTGCCTGAGAAAGCACCTGTCCCAGTTGCCCACCCGCTCCAGTGATAAGAATTTTCATTCGCGATTATTTTTCCCCACCGGGAAAAGTTCTCTCTCTTTGTCCGCCCCTCGGACACCCGTAACGTAGACAAAGGGGAATTCCACCCCTTTGTCAGTTCTTTCAGGCGATCACTTAAACGCCGGAATGACGTGCTTGCCAAACACTTCAATCTGTCGTTTCGCTTCATCCCACGGTAGCAAGCCTTGGTCGAAATACCAACCGAACCACTCCACGTTGGAATTTTTCTGCAGTGCTTCGACTTCACGCTTCACATCGTCGATCGTTCCGACCAACGCATATTTGGCCTCAACCATACGTTCAAACGTATGGGGGACCGGCGTGGTTTCCCCAGGGAAACGGTACGCCTCAAAGAACCCAAAGCCAGAAAAGTATTCGATGAACCCCGCTCCTTGCGCCTGCGCTCCTAGTGAGTAGGCCTCAGTGTAGGACTGGCCAAGATGTACGGACCGGAACGCACCGACGCTTTGCCCGAGTTCTAACGTCCGCCCAGCTTTGGCGGCTTCATCTTTATAGGCTTCGCAGAGCTGTCGGAAAGACGGAGGATGGGCTACGAGTATCCACGGAACGATATTCTCGGTCGCGCACCAACGAATAGTTTTTTCACTCACAGAGAAGGGTTGCCAGATCGGTGGGTGTGGCAAGGTATAGGGTTTAGGAATGACACAAATTCGTTGTACCGCTCCTTCATCGTCAACTTCTCCCTGAGCGCCATATTTAGCAGTCCAGTTCTTGGCGACTGGCCAGCGACGAATTCCCTGCTCGTATGGCGCAGGGACTTCGTAGTATTTGCTTTGGAACCGAATGGATTCTTGTGTCCATGCCATCTTGACGATCTTAAATACTTCTTCAAAGACCGCGCGGTTATGGGCATCGACTTCCGACCCGTCCATCGGCGCACCAGTCACGTGATAATGCTGCCCAAGGATGTTTGTCCATCGATCTTGATACCCACGCGCAAAACCGGCGATGAACCGGCCTTTGGTCAGGTGGTCGAGGACAGCGATCTCTTCAGCGACACGAATCGGGTCCCAGGTGGGCAACACCAATCCCAGCGACGCAAACTTAATTTTCTTGGTCCGCGCGGCTAAGTCGGTGTACAGCATCAATGGGGCAACCGATGCTTCATAACCTTCAGAATGAAAATGATGCTCGGTCGTCGACATCGCATCAAAGCCCAGGTCTTCAGCCATTTGTGCCAGGTCGCGGACTTCTTGCAACATTTGCTGATATTTCTCGTTGTTGCGACCTATAGGACGAAGACGTTCTCGCTCTTCGAAGGTACCTGGAATTGTGGGTAAGATAAAAAGATTGAATTTCACAGAAGACCTCCCTGTTGATCGTAATCGTGACGAGGGAACAATAGTCTTTCGCTATTGACTACTGTGTACTGGCTACTTTCTTTCGCGCTTTCTTACGAAAATACGGCATCACTTCTTTGGCAAACAACTCCATACTTTTCTGTACTTTTCGTGGATCAACGCCTGGTAATGGCATTGCCATTACCAGATGGGTCACACGCGTGCGCTGCTGATAATCTTCGATCATACGAATAGCATCGTCTGGGGTACCAATGATCAACGGTTCACCGAACAGTTGTGCTGTATCACTCTCGCGCAATTTTCCCAGGCGTGGCAGGTCCATGCCGTAGGCCGTATCACCGGGGAGATCATTGGCCTCGGTAAACCACTTGCCGTAGCAACTCAGCATATGATGGACCCCTTCCTCGGCATCATCCCACGCTTTTTCGCGTCGCGTAGCAACAAAAACGGTCCGGAGCTGCGCGACATGAAAATCGTCGACCGGCTTGCCATTTTCCTGCAGCGCAGCATCATACATTTGCTGTTGGTCAGCGCCACCGGTTCCCATCAAATGATAGCCGTTACGAGCCGCACGAGCGATGGACTTCGGTCCACGTGCGGCAAGCCAAATCGGCGGATGAGGTTTTTGTACCACATTAGGAATGACAGTAATGTTTTTGAGCTGATTGTATTTCCCGTCGAGCGACCAGTTTTTCTCAGTCCAGGCCCGCCGAATCACCTCAACTCCCTCTTCAAGTCGACTACCACGTTCTTTGCGTGGGATGTGAAACCCTGAGAATTCATCGACCCGGTACCCTTGACCGAGCCCTAAATCGAGACGACCGTTAGAAATAATATCAACCGTCGC
It encodes:
- a CDS encoding LLM class flavin-dependent oxidoreductase; amino-acid sequence: MNFGFLFPFRNSARAKVPFPDLYRKHLDLTVTAEELGFDTIWLTEHHFVEDGYSSSLLPIAAAIAARTKKIRIGTFVLLLPLHNALRVAEDAATVDIISNGRLDLGLGQGYRVDEFSGFHIPRKERGSRLEEGVEVIRRAWTEKNWSLDGKYNQLKNITVIPNVVQKPHPPIWLAARGPKSIARAARNGYHLMGTGGADQQQMYDAALQENGKPVDDFHVAQLRTVFVATRREKAWDDAEEGVHHMLSCYGKWFTEANDLPGDTAYGMDLPRLGKLRESDTAQLFGEPLIIGTPDDAIRMIEDYQQRTRVTHLVMAMPLPGVDPRKVQKSMELFAKEVMPYFRKKARKKVASTQ
- a CDS encoding LLM class flavin-dependent oxidoreductase; protein product: MKFNLFILPTIPGTFEERERLRPIGRNNEKYQQMLQEVRDLAQMAEDLGFDAMSTTEHHFHSEGYEASVAPLMLYTDLAARTKKIKFASLGLVLPTWDPIRVAEEIAVLDHLTKGRFIAGFARGYQDRWTNILGQHYHVTGAPMDGSEVDAHNRAVFEEVFKIVKMAWTQESIRFQSKYYEVPAPYEQGIRRWPVAKNWTAKYGAQGEVDDEGAVQRICVIPKPYTLPHPPIWQPFSVSEKTIRWCATENIVPWILVAHPPSFRQLCEAYKDEAAKAGRTLELGQSVGAFRSVHLGQSYTEAYSLGAQAQGAGFIEYFSGFGFFEAYRFPGETTPVPHTFERMVEAKYALVGTIDDVKREVEALQKNSNVEWFGWYFDQGLLPWDEAKRQIEVFGKHVIPAFK